The Blautia luti nucleotide sequence GAATAGAGGAAACCTGGGGATGTTCCAGGATCAGGGCAGGGATGGCAGACAGGATCCCGCAGGTCAGAAACTGGATACAGGAAAGTTTTACTCCATCTGCTTTCGGAGAAAAGTGATCAATGACCAGAATATGTATGGAGAATAAAAACGCACAGACCAGTACAAGCAGGTCGCCTTTTCCAATGGAAAATCCATCTGTAATGCACAGAAGGTAAAGACCGATCAATGCCATAGCAACAGCAGCCCAGATAAATTTGCTGCATTTTTTGCCAAGAAACAGTCCGATGATCGGTACGATTACGATATAACAGGCAGTAATAAATCCGGCTTTTCCCACAGTGGTATATTTAATGCCGAACTGCTGGAAATTACTTGCCAGACAGAGGCAGATCCCGCAGGAAATACCGCCGATGATCAGATCTTTTCGTTTCTGAATACCGGATGTGGTGCTGGCAGCTGCTT carries:
- a CDS encoding DMT family transporter, translating into MPLKNSLFLLLAAVIWGIAFVAQSVGMDYVGGFTFNAVRSLIGSAVLVPLILIPGQKNSDNSEISEAAASTTSGIQKRKDLIIGGISCGICLCLASNFQQFGIKYTTVGKAGFITACYIVIVPIIGLFLGKKCSKFIWAAVAMALIGLYLLCITDGFSIGKGDLLVLVCAFLFSIHILVIDHFSPKADGVKLSCIQFLTCGILSAIPALILEHPQVSSILAAWQPILYAGVMSCGVAYTLQVIGQKNMNPTVASLILSMESCISVLAGWIILGQQLSAKEILGCVIMFAAIILAQLPQKDTSQV